One window of Verrucomicrobiia bacterium genomic DNA carries:
- a CDS encoding ribbon-helix-helix protein, CopG family, translating into MRDTLTISLPAELRQQVARACKRRKLTQSEFIRRAVQEMLWEEAIEASRRKLAPMARAQGLYTDEDVFRVIS; encoded by the coding sequence ATGAGGGACACGCTCACCATCAGTCTTCCCGCGGAATTGCGCCAGCAGGTGGCCCGGGCCTGCAAACGCCGGAAGCTGACCCAGAGCGAGTTCATTCGCCGCGCGGTGCAGGAGATGCTGTGGGAGGAAGCGATCGAGGCATCGCGTCGCAAGCTCGCTCCCATGGCCCGCGCCCAGGGCCTGTACACGGATGAGGATGTCTTCCGGGTGATCTCGTGA
- a CDS encoding putative toxin-antitoxin system toxin component, PIN family, producing the protein MKVVLDTNVLLAAVLADGLCRDLVSKRIRAHELLTSDVLLDELAGQFRKRFDVNPDEIPFLTAYRERATLVSPLPLPAPVCRDSDDDWVLATAVAGRADVVVTGDQDLLVLGQYAGVRILSPRQFLEMLDREI; encoded by the coding sequence GTGAAGGTGGTCCTCGACACGAATGTCCTGCTGGCGGCCGTGCTCGCCGACGGGTTGTGCCGCGATCTGGTCAGCAAGCGCATCCGGGCCCATGAACTCCTGACTTCCGATGTTCTGCTGGATGAACTCGCCGGACAGTTCCGCAAGAGGTTCGATGTCAATCCGGATGAGATTCCGTTCCTGACCGCGTATCGAGAGCGCGCGACCCTGGTTTCGCCGCTTCCCCTGCCGGCGCCCGTCTGCCGGGATTCCGACGATGACTGGGTGCTCGCCACGGCGGTTGCCGGTCGAGCGGATGTCGTTGTCACGGGTGATCAGGATCTGCTGGTACTGGGCCAGTACGCCGGCGTTCGTATCCTTTCGCCGCGCCAGTTTCTGGAGATGCTGGACCGGGAGATCTGA
- a CDS encoding sulfite reductase subunit alpha, which produces MTRYVPVLPADAPFTAEQRAYLNGFLAGLFSHTPIPGPGTPTPAPTPALAPLTVAFGSQTGNAERLARRIAKLAGQRGFAPTVHDLASYSPAQLAADPAVLLVVSTYGDGEPPDNARAFWQSLAAENAPRCERTRVAICALGDSNYPRFCQFGRDLDARLESLGASRLVPRQDCDADFEREFQSWLEAALTSLTPPASLPSLPSLPSLPPPPPPTFTRSNPYPSLLKTNRPLGAPGSAKDVRHFELDLAGSGLTYEAGDALGVWPTQCPELVRAILDALGCDGEEAVPGRDDDTVPLRLALLNHYELGRLTPSLLAHFARHTGDPVLQRITAPDANGELQAYTRGRDLLDLLLDHPQVRPDPAAFVGLLRKLQPRLYSISSSPKAHPGEVHLTVSAVRYHALQRDRRGVASCFLADRAAPPATVPVFVHANPSFRPPAPDVPLIMIGPGTGIAPFRAFLEERRALGAPGPNWLFFGDQRAATDYLYRDELETFARDGLLTRLDLAWSRDQSEKIYVQHRLLEAARELWDWLERGAALYVCGDATRMARDVETALHRVIQEAGGRTPDQAAEYLRHLQSQSRYRRDIY; this is translated from the coding sequence ATGACCCGGTACGTCCCCGTCCTCCCCGCCGACGCCCCCTTCACCGCCGAACAGCGCGCCTACCTCAACGGCTTCCTCGCCGGACTCTTCTCCCACACACCCATCCCAGGTCCCGGCACCCCGACGCCTGCGCCCACTCCCGCCCTCGCGCCGCTGACCGTCGCCTTCGGCTCCCAGACCGGCAATGCCGAGCGCCTTGCCAGGCGCATCGCCAAACTCGCCGGCCAGCGCGGCTTCGCCCCCACCGTCCACGACCTCGCCAGCTATTCCCCCGCCCAGCTCGCCGCTGATCCCGCCGTCCTCCTGGTCGTCAGCACCTACGGCGACGGCGAACCGCCTGACAACGCCCGCGCCTTCTGGCAATCCCTCGCCGCCGAAAACGCCCCGCGCTGCGAACGCACCCGCGTCGCCATCTGCGCCCTCGGCGACTCCAACTACCCCCGCTTCTGCCAGTTCGGTCGCGACCTCGACGCCCGCCTCGAATCCCTCGGCGCATCCCGCCTCGTCCCCCGCCAGGACTGCGACGCCGACTTCGAACGCGAGTTCCAATCCTGGCTCGAAGCCGCCCTCACGTCCCTCACGCCCCCTGCGTCCCTTCCGTCCCTTCCGTCCCTTCCGTCCCTTCCCCCCCCTCCACCCCCCACCTTCACCCGCTCCAACCCCTACCCCTCCCTCCTCAAGACCAACCGCCCCCTCGGCGCCCCCGGCTCCGCCAAGGATGTCCGCCACTTCGAACTCGATCTTGCCGGCTCCGGCCTCACCTACGAAGCCGGCGACGCCCTCGGCGTCTGGCCCACCCAATGTCCCGAACTCGTCCGCGCCATCCTCGACGCCCTCGGCTGCGACGGCGAAGAAGCCGTCCCCGGTCGCGACGACGACACCGTCCCGCTCCGCCTCGCCCTCCTCAATCACTACGAACTCGGCCGCCTCACCCCCTCCCTCCTTGCCCACTTCGCCCGGCACACCGGCGACCCCGTCCTCCAGCGCATCACCGCCCCCGACGCCAACGGCGAACTCCAGGCCTACACCCGCGGTCGCGACCTCCTCGACCTGCTCCTCGACCACCCCCAGGTCCGACCCGACCCCGCCGCCTTCGTCGGACTTCTCCGCAAACTCCAGCCCCGTCTCTACTCCATCTCCTCCAGCCCCAAGGCCCATCCCGGCGAAGTCCACCTCACCGTCAGCGCGGTCCGCTACCATGCCCTCCAGCGCGACCGTCGCGGCGTCGCCTCCTGCTTCCTCGCCGACCGCGCCGCCCCGCCCGCCACCGTCCCCGTCTTCGTCCACGCCAACCCCTCCTTCCGCCCGCCCGCGCCCGACGTCCCCCTCATCATGATCGGACCCGGCACCGGCATCGCCCCCTTCCGCGCCTTCCTCGAGGAACGCCGCGCCCTCGGCGCCCCCGGTCCCAACTGGCTCTTCTTCGGCGACCAGCGCGCCGCCACCGACTACCTCTATCGCGACGAACTCGAAACCTTCGCCCGCGACGGACTCCTCACCCGCCTCGACCTCGCCTGGTCCCGCGACCAATCGGAAAAAATCTACGTCCAGCATCGCCTCCTCGAAGCCGCCCGCGAGCTCTGGGACTGGCTCGAACGCGGCGCCGCCCTCTACGTCTGCGGCGACGCCACCCGCATGGCCCGCGACGTCGAGACCGCCCTCCATCGCGTCATCCAGGAAGCCGGCGGCCGCACCCCCGACCAGGCCGCCGAATACCTCCGCCACCTCCAATCCCAATCCCGTTACCGCCGCGACATCTACTGA